From Micromonospora echinospora, one genomic window encodes:
- a CDS encoding adenine phosphoribosyltransferase translates to MTQTHTGVRGDSGPAVAELVAGRVLDVPDFPKPGIVFKDLMPLFADGAVFREVVDGIVAHHGRDSFDVVAGIEARGFVVAAAIAYATGVGVVPVRKAGKLPRATHSASYALEYGEATLEVHQDAFTAGHRVLVVDDVLATGGTAGATLDLVERAGGTVSGFTVLMELAFLGGRQRLAPRPVHALLTV, encoded by the coding sequence GTGACGCAGACCCACACCGGGGTACGCGGGGACAGCGGTCCCGCCGTCGCCGAACTGGTGGCCGGCCGGGTACTCGACGTACCGGACTTCCCGAAGCCCGGGATCGTGTTCAAGGACCTGATGCCGCTCTTCGCCGACGGTGCGGTGTTCCGGGAGGTCGTCGACGGGATCGTGGCCCACCACGGGCGGGACTCCTTCGACGTGGTGGCCGGCATCGAGGCACGCGGGTTCGTGGTCGCCGCCGCCATCGCGTACGCCACCGGCGTCGGGGTCGTGCCGGTACGCAAGGCCGGGAAGCTGCCCCGGGCCACCCATTCGGCCTCGTACGCGCTGGAGTACGGCGAGGCGACCCTGGAGGTGCACCAGGACGCGTTCACCGCCGGACACCGCGTCCTGGTGGTCGACGACGTCCTCGCCACCGGGGGCACCGCCGGGGCCACCCTCGACCTGGTGGAGCGGGCCGGTGGCACGGTGTCCGGGTTCACCGTCCTGATGGAACTGGCCTTCCTCGGCGGCCGGCAACGATTGGCGCCGCGTCCGGTCCATGCCCTGCTGACTGTTTGA
- the secF gene encoding protein translocase subunit SecF, protein MARSGLATRLYRGEAGLDVVGRRKLWFGVAGALVLLAILSFLVSGFKLGIEFSGGNSFQVPASVGTLERTETVTEEALASAGGGAELVTAQEVGGPSGNFYEMRTSELDAQEAEAVKVALAEEFGLNADQISANRVSSAWGSQVTSRAVLGLVIFVALVTVYLVLRFEWRMAAAAVGSLFLNLVLTSGIYSAIGFEVTPSTVIGFLTILGFALYDVVVVFDKVQENVRGITANNNQTYGEAANLAVNQSLMRSLNTSVVALLPVGGLLFIGAGLLGAGTLKDLGLVLFVGMAVAFLTSILVATPLLVVLKNQEPRIQAHNKRILARRGAIARGEVTPKGTPKSTEGGDEPIDPEAAALAGAAPKVGARPTGKRPTGARGGRPAGGGGNRPGGKRR, encoded by the coding sequence ATGGCTCGTAGTGGTCTGGCGACCCGGCTGTACCGGGGCGAGGCCGGTCTCGACGTCGTCGGTCGCCGCAAGCTCTGGTTCGGCGTGGCCGGGGCGCTCGTCCTGCTCGCGATCCTCAGCTTCCTGGTGAGCGGCTTCAAGCTCGGCATCGAGTTCAGCGGCGGCAACTCGTTCCAGGTGCCGGCGAGCGTCGGCACCCTGGAGCGGACCGAGACGGTCACCGAGGAGGCGCTCGCCAGCGCCGGCGGCGGCGCCGAGCTGGTCACCGCGCAGGAGGTCGGGGGCCCGAGCGGCAACTTCTACGAGATGCGCACCTCGGAGCTGGACGCCCAGGAGGCCGAGGCGGTCAAGGTCGCGTTGGCCGAGGAGTTCGGCCTCAACGCCGACCAGATCAGCGCCAACCGGGTCAGCTCGGCCTGGGGCAGCCAGGTCACCTCGCGGGCCGTCCTCGGTCTGGTCATCTTCGTCGCGCTGGTGACGGTCTACCTGGTCCTGCGCTTCGAGTGGCGGATGGCCGCCGCCGCGGTCGGCTCGCTCTTCCTCAACCTGGTGCTCACCTCCGGTATCTACTCGGCGATCGGCTTCGAGGTGACCCCCTCGACGGTGATCGGCTTCCTCACCATCCTCGGCTTCGCGCTGTACGACGTCGTGGTCGTCTTCGACAAGGTGCAGGAGAACGTCCGGGGGATCACCGCCAACAACAACCAGACGTACGGCGAGGCCGCCAACCTGGCGGTCAACCAGAGCCTGATGCGGTCGCTGAACACCTCGGTGGTCGCGCTGCTGCCCGTCGGCGGTCTGCTCTTCATCGGTGCCGGCCTGCTCGGCGCGGGCACCCTGAAGGACCTCGGCCTGGTGCTCTTCGTCGGTATGGCGGTGGCCTTCCTGACCTCGATCCTGGTGGCCACCCCGCTGCTGGTGGTGCTGAAGAACCAGGAGCCCCGCATCCAGGCGCACAACAAGCGGATCCTGGCCCGGCGCGGTGCGATCGCCCGGGGCGAGGTCACCCCGAAGGGGACCCCGAAGTCCACCGAGGGCGGCGACGAGCCGATCGACCCGGAGGCCGCGGCGCTGGCCGGCGCGGCGCCGAAGGTCGGCGCCCGTCCGACCGGCAAGCGGCCCACCGGCGCGCGGGGCGGCCGTCCCGCGGGCGGCGGGGGCAACCGACCCGGCGGCAAGCGCCGCTGA
- the secD gene encoding protein translocase subunit SecD, which translates to MAPPQGQMRPGRQLAVLGVIFVVLYLLVFFAGGASGGWKDRLEPKLGLDLVGGTRLTLEATNTVDGRPPSAESLEEARTIIDNRVNALGVAEAEVVTEGDRNIVISLPGENRDLTEVGSAAELRFRKVLKVADGSGAAATPPPATPAPSGSPAPAPSGSAAPAPSGSAAPQVSASPSAGGQGGGAPAPSASASPAPSASASAPAPSASAEPVPQGVEEQRKAVEQKVGAAAWQAANGLQAPANVSADPTLAERLKPFGTLTPREVAVLPATVQFNVPTITCEQLDKRPAGSISDPKQPAVACESGAKYLLDIAKVQGTDVEDADPALDQTGQWVVSLNFSGDGQGKWTALTREAFNNEGQACDATALGQDGKCRVAVVLDNKVISSPEIQGVLTGDSQITGSFNNRTASDLASQLRYGALPVTFEPQEQQNVSATLGESHLRAGLLAAGIGMLLVIVYAFFYYRLLGSVIFLSLVLSALLVFGALVFLGRQIGFTLTLAGIAGMIVSLGVAADSFVIYFERLKDEIREGRSPRSAVPRAWTRARRTIISANAITILSAVVLYIVSVGAVKGFAFALGLATVLDLVVVFLFRHPIMAMFARTRAFLSPRVSGLGRVLPAKGDEQPTTRNPRVKEA; encoded by the coding sequence GTGGCACCACCTCAGGGACAGATGCGGCCGGGACGGCAGCTCGCCGTGCTCGGCGTCATCTTCGTCGTCCTCTATCTTTTGGTGTTCTTCGCGGGCGGTGCCAGCGGTGGCTGGAAGGACCGGCTCGAGCCCAAGCTCGGGCTGGACCTGGTCGGCGGCACCCGGCTCACGCTGGAGGCGACCAACACCGTCGACGGCCGTCCGCCGAGCGCGGAGAGCCTCGAGGAGGCCCGGACCATCATCGACAACCGGGTCAACGCGCTCGGTGTCGCCGAGGCCGAGGTGGTCACCGAGGGCGACCGGAACATCGTCATCTCGCTGCCCGGTGAGAACCGGGACCTGACCGAGGTGGGCAGCGCGGCCGAGCTGCGGTTCCGCAAGGTGCTCAAGGTCGCCGACGGCAGCGGCGCCGCCGCCACCCCGCCGCCGGCCACCCCGGCCCCGTCGGGCAGCCCTGCCCCGGCTCCCTCCGGTAGTGCCGCTCCCGCCCCGTCGGGCAGCGCCGCGCCGCAGGTCTCCGCCTCGCCGAGCGCCGGCGGTCAGGGCGGCGGCGCACCGGCCCCGTCGGCCAGCGCCAGCCCGGCTCCGAGCGCGTCGGCCAGCGCCCCCGCGCCGAGCGCCAGCGCCGAGCCGGTGCCGCAGGGCGTCGAGGAGCAGCGCAAGGCCGTCGAGCAGAAGGTCGGGGCCGCCGCGTGGCAGGCCGCCAACGGCCTCCAGGCCCCGGCCAACGTCAGCGCCGACCCGACGCTCGCCGAGCGGCTCAAGCCGTTCGGCACCCTGACCCCGCGCGAGGTCGCGGTGCTCCCGGCGACCGTGCAGTTCAACGTGCCGACGATCACCTGCGAGCAGCTCGACAAGCGGCCGGCCGGCTCGATCAGCGACCCGAAGCAGCCGGCGGTGGCCTGTGAGAGCGGCGCCAAGTACCTCCTCGACATCGCCAAGGTGCAGGGCACCGACGTCGAGGACGCCGACCCGGCTCTCGACCAGACCGGCCAGTGGGTGGTCAGCCTCAACTTCTCTGGCGACGGCCAGGGGAAGTGGACCGCGCTGACCCGGGAGGCCTTCAACAACGAGGGCCAGGCCTGCGACGCCACCGCGCTCGGCCAGGACGGCAAGTGCCGGGTGGCCGTGGTGCTCGACAACAAGGTGATCTCCTCCCCGGAGATCCAGGGCGTGCTCACCGGTGACTCGCAGATCACCGGCAGCTTCAACAACCGCACCGCCAGCGACCTGGCCAGCCAGCTCCGCTACGGCGCCCTGCCGGTGACCTTCGAGCCGCAGGAGCAGCAGAACGTCTCCGCCACCCTGGGCGAGAGCCACCTGCGGGCCGGTCTGCTCGCCGCCGGCATCGGCATGCTGCTGGTCATCGTCTACGCGTTCTTCTACTACCGCCTGCTCGGCTCGGTGATCTTCCTGAGCCTGGTGCTGTCGGCGCTGCTGGTCTTCGGCGCGCTGGTCTTCCTCGGCCGGCAGATCGGCTTCACGCTGACCCTCGCCGGCATCGCCGGCATGATCGTCTCGCTCGGTGTGGCGGCGGACTCCTTCGTCATCTACTTCGAGCGGCTCAAGGACGAGATCCGCGAGGGGCGCAGCCCACGCAGCGCGGTGCCCCGCGCCTGGACCAGGGCCCGCCGGACGATCATCTCGGCGAACGCGATCACCATCCTGTCCGCCGTGGTGCTCTACATCGTCTCGGTCGGCGCGGTGAAGGGCTTCGCCTTCGCCCTGGGTCTGGCCACCGTCCTCGACCTGGTGGTGGTCTTCCTCTTCCGGCACCCGATCATGGCGATGTTCGCCCGCACCCGGGCCTTCCTGTCGCCCCGGGTGAGCGGCCTCGGCCGGGTGCTCCCGGCCAAGGGTGACGAGCAGCCGACCACCCGCAACCCGCGCGTCAAGGAGGCCTGA
- the yajC gene encoding preprotein translocase subunit YajC: protein MLYAAEGGGGAGGLTPILMIALLFGVMYFMMIRPQQKRRKEAEAMQSALGPGDEVVTIGGLYGTVTGVADDTVLLEVAPGVQTRYARPAIARVVSQADRSESTDQVVEDADVKE, encoded by the coding sequence GTGCTTTACGCAGCAGAGGGCGGTGGGGGAGCCGGCGGTCTGACGCCGATCCTGATGATCGCTCTGCTCTTCGGCGTCATGTACTTCATGATGATCCGCCCCCAGCAGAAGCGCCGCAAGGAGGCCGAGGCGATGCAGTCCGCCCTCGGTCCCGGTGACGAGGTGGTCACCATCGGCGGGCTCTACGGCACGGTCACCGGCGTCGCCGACGACACCGTCCTGCTCGAGGTCGCCCCGGGTGTCCAGACCCGGTACGCCCGCCCGGCCATCGCCCGGGTGGTCAGCCAGGCCGACCGGAGCGAGTCGACCGACCAGGTCGTCGAGGACGCCGACGTCAAGGAGTGA
- the ruvB gene encoding Holliday junction branch migration DNA helicase RuvB → MTDGGLVSAYAQDAERDLEVSVRPKRLDEFIAQDRVRDQLDLLLKGAMRRGSPPDHILLSGPPGLGKTSLANIVAAELGSGIRVTSGPAIERSGDLAAIVTSLAEGDVLFIDEIHRIARPAEELLYSAMEDFRVDVVVGKGPGATAIPLDVEPFTLVGATTRSGLLTGPMRDRFGFVAHLDFYSPADLETLLHRSARILGVPITDDGAAEIAGRSRGTPRIANRLLRRVRDFAEVRADGVVTVETARAALTVYDVDALGLDRLDRAVLTALVDSFRGGPVGLSTLAVAVGEQPDTVEEVCEPFLVRAGLLARTPRGRVATEAAWHHLGRTPPNGTFGSAAPPVPDLFSAEPDQP, encoded by the coding sequence ATGACCGACGGCGGTCTCGTCTCGGCGTACGCGCAGGACGCGGAACGGGACCTGGAGGTGAGCGTCCGGCCGAAGCGGCTCGACGAGTTCATCGCCCAGGACCGCGTCCGCGACCAGCTCGACCTGCTGCTCAAGGGGGCGATGCGGCGCGGCTCCCCGCCCGACCACATCCTGCTCTCCGGGCCGCCCGGGCTGGGCAAGACCAGCCTGGCCAACATCGTCGCCGCCGAGCTGGGCTCGGGCATCCGGGTGACCAGCGGTCCGGCGATCGAGCGCTCCGGGGACCTGGCGGCGATCGTGACCAGCCTCGCCGAGGGCGACGTCCTCTTCATCGACGAGATCCACCGGATTGCCCGGCCGGCCGAGGAACTGCTCTACAGCGCCATGGAGGACTTCCGGGTCGACGTGGTGGTCGGCAAGGGTCCCGGCGCGACCGCCATCCCGCTGGACGTGGAGCCGTTCACCTTGGTCGGCGCCACTACCCGGTCCGGCCTGCTCACCGGGCCGATGCGGGACCGCTTCGGGTTCGTCGCCCACCTCGACTTCTACTCCCCGGCGGATCTGGAGACCCTGCTGCACCGCTCGGCGCGCATCCTCGGGGTGCCGATCACCGACGACGGCGCGGCCGAGATCGCCGGGCGCTCCCGGGGCACGCCCCGGATCGCCAACCGGCTGCTGCGCCGGGTACGGGACTTCGCCGAGGTGCGGGCCGACGGCGTGGTCACCGTGGAGACCGCCCGGGCCGCCCTGACCGTGTACGACGTGGACGCGCTGGGTCTGGACCGGCTGGACCGGGCGGTGCTGACCGCCCTGGTCGACTCGTTCCGGGGCGGGCCGGTCGGGCTCTCCACCCTGGCGGTGGCGGTCGGCGAGCAGCCGGACACGGTCGAGGAGGTCTGCGAGCCGTTCCTGGTCCGGGCCGGTCTGCTGGCCCGGACGCCCCGGGGTCGGGTGGCGACGGAGGCCGCCTGGCATCATCTGGGGCGAACTCCACCGAATGGTACATTTGGCAGCGCGGCCCCTCCGGTGCCCGATCTCTTCTCCGCCGAGCCCGATCAGCCGTGA
- the ruvA gene encoding Holliday junction branch migration protein RuvA, whose protein sequence is MIASVRGTVTATGPDHAVVEVGGVGLAVQCAPGTLAELRVGQETRLATSLVVREDSLTLYGFADDDAKALFELLQTASGVGPRLAQAVLAVHTPDAVRKAIANGDTAALTRVPGIGKKGAERLVLELRDRIGPVAVGPDGAAGVTSGAWPEQVRQALVGLGWTAGQADQAVAAVAETVDGPTPPVPVLLKQAIRLLGRTR, encoded by the coding sequence ATGATCGCCAGCGTGCGCGGCACGGTGACCGCGACCGGCCCGGACCACGCGGTGGTGGAGGTCGGCGGGGTCGGCCTGGCCGTGCAGTGCGCCCCCGGCACCCTCGCCGAGCTGCGGGTCGGCCAGGAGACCCGGCTCGCCACCAGCCTGGTGGTCCGGGAGGACTCGCTGACCCTCTACGGCTTCGCCGACGACGACGCCAAGGCGCTGTTCGAGCTGCTCCAGACCGCCAGCGGCGTCGGTCCCCGGCTGGCCCAAGCGGTGCTGGCCGTGCACACCCCGGACGCGGTGCGCAAGGCCATCGCCAACGGCGACACCGCCGCGCTGACCCGGGTGCCGGGCATCGGCAAGAAGGGCGCCGAGCGCCTGGTGCTGGAACTGCGGGACCGGATCGGCCCGGTCGCCGTCGGCCCCGACGGGGCGGCCGGGGTGACCAGCGGCGCCTGGCCCGAACAGGTCCGTCAGGCGCTGGTCGGGCTGGGCTGGACGGCCGGTCAGGCCGACCAGGCGGTGGCCGCCGTGGCGGAGACCGTGGACGGTCCGACCCCGCCCGTGCCGGTCCTGCTCAAGCAGGCGATCCGACTGCTGGGCCGGACCAGGTGA
- the ruvC gene encoding crossover junction endodeoxyribonuclease RuvC: MRVLGVDPGLTRCGVGVVEGVPGRPCTLVAYHVVRTDPDDELPHRLLLLDRALTDLVAEHRPESVAVERVFSQHNVRTVMGTAQASGIAVLAGARAGLPVQTYTPSEVKAAITGSGTADKAQMTAMVTRLLRLAEPPKPADAADALALAICHIWRGGTRSKLAAAADRVRRGGAR; the protein is encoded by the coding sequence GTGCGGGTGCTGGGCGTCGACCCGGGGCTGACCCGGTGCGGGGTCGGCGTGGTCGAGGGGGTGCCGGGGCGGCCCTGCACGCTGGTGGCGTACCACGTCGTGCGCACCGACCCGGACGACGAACTGCCGCACCGGCTGCTGCTGCTCGACCGGGCGCTCACCGACCTGGTCGCCGAGCACCGGCCGGAGAGCGTCGCCGTGGAGCGGGTGTTCAGCCAGCACAACGTCCGGACCGTGATGGGCACCGCCCAGGCCAGCGGGATCGCGGTGCTCGCCGGCGCACGTGCCGGCCTGCCCGTGCAGACGTACACCCCGAGCGAGGTGAAGGCCGCGATCACCGGGTCCGGAACGGCGGACAAGGCCCAGATGACCGCCATGGTGACCCGCCTGCTGCGGCTGGCCGAGCCACCGAAGCCGGCCGACGCCGCCGACGCGCTCGCCCTGGCCATCTGCCACATCTGGCGCGGCGGCACCCGCTCGAAGCTGGCCGCCGCCGCCGACCGGGTACGACGAGGAGGAGCACGATGA